From one Solanum stenotomum isolate F172 chromosome 12, ASM1918654v1, whole genome shotgun sequence genomic stretch:
- the LOC125848046 gene encoding trihelix transcription factor ASR3-like isoform X1, which translates to MDRLVSDQGGSSSNMFRDYRKGNWTVKETMVLLEAKKMDDERRMRRQEGKPTELRWKWVEDYCWRNGCLRSQNQCNDKWDNLMRDFKKVREYERKVVEASGEEIIRSYWKIEKNERKEKNLPTNMLPEIYEALVEVMDKKSQRMLLPSLPPTLQQQSTPLPLPPITTTVTQTDYTTNVPFTTVDPDHSSEHSDSPAKKRRMRGGGEGTSGTSKCNINNSSQEVGSAISKSAAIIAEAIQSCEERGDRRHKELLSLHQRRLQIEESKAEINKEGINGLVDSINKLANSILALAGNKTQSTDPK; encoded by the exons atGGATAGGTTGGTGAGTGATCAAGGAGGGAGTAGTAGTAACATGTTTAGGGACTATAGAAAAGGGAATTGGACTGTAAAAGAAACAATGGTTCTATTAGAAGCAAAAAAAATGGATGATGAAAGGAGAATGAGAAGGCAAGAGGGAAAACCAACAGAGTTAAGATGGAAATGGGTAGAGGATTATTGTTGGAGAAATGGTTGTTTGAGGAGCCAAAATCAATGTAATGACAAATGGGATAATCTCATGAGGGATTTCAAGAAAGTAAGGGAATATGAAAGAAAAGTTGTTGAAGCAAGTGGAGAAGAAATTATAAGATCTTATTGGAAGATTGAGAAGAatgaaaggaaagaaaagaatttgCCTACTAATATGTTGCCTGAGATTTATGAGGCATTAGTTGAAGTTATGGACAAAAAAAGCCAAAGAATGTTGTTGCCTTCTTTACCTCCCACATTGCAACAACAATCTACTCCTTTGCCACTTCCACCAATTACAACAACAGTAACACAAACAGATTATACTACTAATGTTCCTTTTACCACAGTAG ATCCTGATCATAGCAGTGAGCATTCAGATTCACCggcaaagaaaagaagaatgagaGGAGGAGGTGAAGGAACTAGTGGCACATCAAAATGTAACATTAACAATTCATCACAAGAAGTTGGCTCTGCTATCTCCAAGAGTGCTGCTATTATAGCAGAAGCAATTCAGTCTTGTGAAGAAAGAGGAGATAGAAGGCACAAAGAACTCTTAAGCTTGCATCAGAGAAGGCTACAAATTGAGGAGTCAAAGGCTGAGATCAATAAAGAAGGCATTAATGGACTTGTTGATTCTATCAATAAACTTGCTAATTCCATCCTTGCTTTGGCTGGTAACAAGACCCAATCAACTGATCCTAAATAG
- the LOC125848046 gene encoding uncharacterized protein LOC125848046 isoform X2, whose amino-acid sequence MDRLVSDQGGSSSNMFRDYRKGNWTVKETMVLLEAKKMDDERRMRRQEGKPTELRWKWVEDYCWRNGCLRSQNQCNDKWDNLMRDFKKVREYERKVVEASGEEIIRSYWKIEKNERKEKNLPTNMLPEIYEALVEVMDKKSQRMLLPSLPPTLQQQSTPLPLPPITTTVTQTDYTTNVPFTTMCDSSDPDHSSEHSDSPAKKRRMRGGGEGTSGTSKCNINNSSQEVGSAISKSAAIIAEAIQSCEERGDRRHKELLSLHQRRLQIEESKAEINKEGINGLVDSINKLANSILALAGNKTQSTDPK is encoded by the exons atGGATAGGTTGGTGAGTGATCAAGGAGGGAGTAGTAGTAACATGTTTAGGGACTATAGAAAAGGGAATTGGACTGTAAAAGAAACAATGGTTCTATTAGAAGCAAAAAAAATGGATGATGAAAGGAGAATGAGAAGGCAAGAGGGAAAACCAACAGAGTTAAGATGGAAATGGGTAGAGGATTATTGTTGGAGAAATGGTTGTTTGAGGAGCCAAAATCAATGTAATGACAAATGGGATAATCTCATGAGGGATTTCAAGAAAGTAAGGGAATATGAAAGAAAAGTTGTTGAAGCAAGTGGAGAAGAAATTATAAGATCTTATTGGAAGATTGAGAAGAatgaaaggaaagaaaagaatttgCCTACTAATATGTTGCCTGAGATTTATGAGGCATTAGTTGAAGTTATGGACAAAAAAAGCCAAAGAATGTTGTTGCCTTCTTTACCTCCCACATTGCAACAACAATCTACTCCTTTGCCACTTCCACCAATTACAACAACAGTAACACAAACAGATTATACTACTAATGTTCCTTTTACCACA ATGTGTGATAGCTCAGATCCTGATCATAGCAGTGAGCATTCAGATTCACCggcaaagaaaagaagaatgagaGGAGGAGGTGAAGGAACTAGTGGCACATCAAAATGTAACATTAACAATTCATCACAAGAAGTTGGCTCTGCTATCTCCAAGAGTGCTGCTATTATAGCAGAAGCAATTCAGTCTTGTGAAGAAAGAGGAGATAGAAGGCACAAAGAACTCTTAAGCTTGCATCAGAGAAGGCTACAAATTGAGGAGTCAAAGGCTGAGATCAATAAAGAAGGCATTAATGGACTTGTTGATTCTATCAATAAACTTGCTAATTCCATCCTTGCTTTGGCTGGTAACAAGACCCAATCAACTGATCCTAAATAG
- the LOC125848716 gene encoding senescence-associated carboxylesterase 101-like: MVSLYNTGLELANLLLGSDLLNQSWEAISKLQKQNLTLLEDPSLPFSVKYQIYENPSKGSVIAFVSSPNCAVNHLQQEFRELVSSDQITSFDFLRTRSNSSSISIHKAAFTLFASLENELSLLKQQFTSSQPLIVTGHSLGGSVASLFTLWLLESLPRYGAQQILCITFGSPLLGNNGFQKAMSGHPAWSSCFLHVVSDKDPVPGFLISDHNASAATLTTPTWYMPFGTYLFGSESGFSCFEEPQSILELMIMSSRCAESENLHNRSQVIDYGHILEQLKNKAICRGISELPDSIRDPFQAGTYLLLEATGVGKLQENVNLSYLAMNIAKRAEVQAKHKQNVFDPFKISVTKKSLTYLEWYIKNSLEEAGYYDKYKTRRSRSRDEIESTENLIKHHRTLKFFWKRTVTEVENLPWKEGKIRRKRLLYAATNYRRMVEPLDIAEYYGRGKKDYVLHGRSEHYKLLEKWLAGENTQTYQRSQASSLTVDSCFWAYVEEAVISCQGLKGSPQDQESAREILIKFEQYVMDMISNFLVSREIFLPQSSFMLWWNEYSKVVGNSYTSPLTNFMNGGFRSYA, from the exons ATGGTGTCCTT gTACAACACTGGACTGGAATTGGCAAATTTATTGTTAGGATCAGATCTATTGAATCAGTCATGGGAAGCAATTTCAAAGCTTCAAAAACAGAATCTCACTCTTTTGGAAGACCCATCACTTCCTTTCTCTGTTAAATACCAAATTTATGAAAACCCATCAAAGGGTTCTGTTATCGCTTTTGTATCTTCACCCAATTGTGCTGTCAATCATTTGCAACAAGAGTTTAGAGAGCTGGTTTCTTCAGATCAAATTACGTCCTTCGACTTTCTTCGCACCAGAAGTAATTCTAGCTCCATCTCCATTCATAAAGCTgcttttaccctttttgcttCTCTTGAGAATGAGCTCTCTCTTCTCAAACAACAG TTCACCAGCAGCCAACCTCTAATTGTAACTGGACATTCTCTGGGAGGATCAGTTGCATCTCTCTTCACCTTGTGGCTGCTTGAGAGCCTTCCCAGGTATGGTGCGCAGCAAATCCTCTGCATTACTTTTGGGTCACCACTTCTTGGTAACAATGGCTTTCAAAAAGCCATGTCAGGGCATCCGGCGTGGAGCTCTTGCTTCTTGCATGTGGTCTCGGATAAAGATCCAGTTCCAGGATTTCTGATCTCAGACCATAATGCCTCTGCTGCTACCTTGACTACTCCGACCTGGTACATGCCATTCGGTACCTATCTCTTCGGCTCAGAATCAGGTTTCTCTTGCTTCGAGGAACCACAGTCGATTCTGGAGTTGATGATAATGAGCTCAAGATGTGCTGAAAGTGAAAATCTTCATAACCGCTCTCAGGTTATTGATTACGGACATATCTTGGAACAGTTGAAGAACAAAGCCATTTGCAGGGGAATCTCAGAGCTGCCTGACTCAATACGTGATCCATTTCAAGCAGGTACCTATCTACTGCTAGAAGCAACTGGAGTTGGAAAGTTACAG GAAAATGTTAACTTGAGCTATCTTGCAATGAATATTGCAAAAAGGGCAGAGGTTCAGGCCAAACACAAGCAGAACGTTTTTGATCCCTTCAAAATAAGTGTAACTAAAAAGTCCTTGACTTACCTTGAATGGTACATCAAAAACTCTTTGGAAGAGGCAGGGTATTATGACAAATATAAAACCAGACGTTCCAGAAGCAGAGACGAGATTGAAAGCACAGAAAACCTAATCAAGCATCACAGAACTTTGAAGTTCTTCTGGAAAAGAACAGTAACTGAAGTGGAAAATTTGCCCTGGAAGGAGGGGAAAATTCGCCGAAAGCGTTTGCTTTATGCTGCAACAAACTACCGAAGGATGGTTGAACCACTCGACATAGCTGAGTATTATGGTAGGGGAAAGAAAGATTATGTACTTCACGGAAGATCTGAACATTATAAACTACTGGAGAAATGGTTAGCTGGTGAAAATACTCAAACATACCAGAGAAGCCAAGCCTCTAGTCTAACAGTTGATTCTTGCTTCTGGGCTTATGTTGAGGAAGCTGTGATCTCTTGTCAAGGGTTGAAAGGTAGCCCACAAGACCAAGAATCAGCTAGAGAAATCCTGATCAAATTTGAGCAGTATGTAATGGACATGATTAGTAACTTCTTGGTGTCTCGTGAGATTTTCTTGCCTCAAAGCAGCTTCATGCTGTGGTGGAATGAATATTCCAAAGTTGTAGGAAATTCATATACCTCACCCTTGACTAATTTTATGAACGGTGGATTTCGTAGTTATGCTTAG